One Oscillospiraceae bacterium genomic region harbors:
- the accD gene encoding acetyl-CoA carboxylase, carboxyltransferase subunit beta, with protein sequence MSAIEKLFPASPQERSFQLKARRDAGTAAPNWVPPQFVACKKCGRRATRQVWTKSLYVCPNCGVHLPIGAYYRLSTVLDHGTFKELNPDIAPNDVLHFPDYQEKLAAASVKTGLKEAAVTATGMIGGVQAVVAVLDSRFFMGSMSTAVGEKITRAIEYAADKRLPLIIFSASGGARMQEGIYSLMQMAKTSAALERFNRSGGLYVSVLTHPTTGGVTASFASLGDITLAEPGALIGFAGPRVIEQTIGEKLPDGFQRSEFQLEHGFVDQVVPRTELKEVLTRILQLHTRGRKRR encoded by the coding sequence ATGAGTGCCATTGAAAAGCTGTTTCCGGCCAGCCCGCAGGAGCGCAGCTTTCAGCTGAAAGCCCGCCGCGATGCCGGTACGGCCGCGCCAAACTGGGTGCCGCCGCAATTTGTTGCCTGCAAAAAGTGCGGCCGCCGCGCCACCCGCCAGGTCTGGACCAAAAGCCTGTATGTGTGCCCCAACTGTGGGGTGCATCTGCCTATCGGGGCTTATTACCGGCTTAGTACGGTTTTGGACCACGGGACCTTTAAAGAGCTGAACCCGGACATTGCCCCCAATGATGTGCTGCATTTCCCCGATTATCAGGAAAAACTGGCCGCTGCTTCGGTCAAGACTGGTCTGAAAGAAGCCGCCGTTACCGCAACCGGCATGATCGGCGGCGTGCAGGCGGTGGTCGCTGTGCTGGACAGCCGCTTTTTTATGGGCAGCATGAGTACTGCTGTTGGTGAAAAAATCACCCGCGCGATCGAGTATGCTGCCGATAAGCGTCTGCCGCTCATCATTTTTTCCGCCAGCGGCGGTGCGCGGATGCAGGAGGGCATTTACAGCCTGATGCAGATGGCCAAAACCAGCGCCGCACTGGAACGTTTTAACCGCAGCGGCGGGCTGTACGTCAGCGTACTGACCCACCCCACTACCGGCGGAGTCACGGCCAGCTTTGCCAGCCTGGGCGACATTACACTGGCTGAACCGGGTGCGCTCATCGGCTTTGCCGGGCCACGTGTCATTGAACAGACCATCGGTGAAAAACTGCCTGATGGGTTTCAGCGCAGTGAGTTCCAACTGGAACACGGCTTTGTGGACCAGGTCGTACCGCGCACCGAGTTAAAAGAGGTCTTAACGCGGATCTTGCAGCTCCACACGCGGGGGAGGAAACGCAGATGA
- the acpP gene encoding acyl carrier protein translates to MSFEELKEVFVDTLNCDADKVTMAASLTEDLQADSLDAVELNMAFEEKFGVTIADEDLGTLKTVGDIFNYLAARAA, encoded by the coding sequence ATGAGCTTTGAAGAACTGAAAGAAGTATTTGTTGACACCCTGAACTGCGATGCTGACAAAGTCACGATGGCCGCCAGCCTGACCGAGGACTTGCAGGCGGACAGTCTGGATGCCGTAGAGCTGAACATGGCGTTTGAGGAAAAGTTTGGGGTTACGATCGCTGATGAGGATCTGGGGACGCTTAAAACCGTAGGCGACATCTTCAACTATCTGGCCGCACGGGCAGCCTAA